The Lutzomyia longipalpis isolate SR_M1_2022 chromosome 2, ASM2433408v1 DNA window CTGAATCAAAGGATATTTCCCCATCGGATGTAACTGGTCGCGATGGCCAAGTCCGGATTCTTCATGAAGAGCTGGCTTTCCGTTGGGTTGTTTCAAGTGGAAGTACTTCGGATTTAGCCATGAATAACTCGTGGATGTTGTTTGAATTGATGATAAAGTGCATGATTGACCATTTGGACATTATGAATCTCATGGATTCCCCGAGGAAGACACGTTTCCCGCATCAATTTACGGATGATCTCTCAACTCTCGTCCATTTGGTCACAACGAAAGTCATTGGGTTCCATTGCAGTGAATCCAAATTTGCTCAAGCTCTCAATTCGAGTTTggctttcttcatttttgatCTGCTAAATATAATGGATCGGGGATTTGTCTTTGGACTCATTAAGACTTACTACAAAGTCATGACGTCTAAATTGACTTCAACACCGGATTTGATTCACTACAAGTTGGATTTTTTGCGTATTGTATGCAGTCATGAGCATTTTGTTGCCCTTAATTTGCCTTTTGCAACACCGTATACAACATTGTCAGCCCCGTGTAGCCCTACACCGAGCATAACGTCGAATAACAGTCAGAATTCCTACGTCAGTGCTGTGGtaggtttgaatttacttGTTAATTGGGAGGTTCTAAAAGGGAATTTATGAGTtctaattggaatttttagcATGGAATTGATAAGACACTTTATGCTGAGCTTAGTCATGACTTTAGACAACAACATTTCCTCGTTGGCCTGGTTTTAGCTGAACTTGCTGCAGTCTTGGAGACATCGTAAGTAACTTTATTCTTTAACTAATTTTAGGATTTTCTTCAGAACTTtgttaattagttggtataccacaatcgtggccaacaccaagtattgtaatcgtcggaaaaactgaccacctcagatcgggctcaaacttggtatgagcccgttttagacatcccacattttgatccggccagcctgccggccggtggtccaaactttgccttatatctcgggaacagtaacagatagagattTCCggttgaagttttctatagaaatgtgggtgtaaaatttcattttttcgcattttcaaaatccaagatggccgccgtccgccattttgaaataccgtcaaccacttcccttagagctagagatctgaaattttagtatgttgtagggctcagtgagacattttcctcaacaattcatacttgacaatcggtcaagccgtttagcaaatatggcggtctaaagcaaaaagtgttttttcaatataactcgagaacggcttgaccgattttgaccaacttaggttcaaatgaaaggtttcaagaagccctacaaatgtctagaacatttcaagtttcaaaaacatccgcaagaggcgctaaaagcaaaaacaaaaattgcctaactttaaggggcaatatctccgaatccccattatcgatttcttttaaattttgatatgttgtagcctgactcaatatctttcatcagtccgaaaatgaagaaaatctatgtcgccgtttaaaagatttgatcatttgaaaaattcttgaatttgaaaagttctaaaagccatatctcttgaactgtctgtccgattttgcttaatttggtatcaaattaaaggttttgcaaaactctaaaACTTTCCGGAACTTCAGAAACCTCTctaaccattccttgaggacaaaaagtgcaaaaaactgttttggtagatcAAAAATCtaccattttgtgttctagaggtgaccttgaaatgtatcgaaatatacatcagattgtagcttatttcaatagctttccataactagtcaagaaatttctgtaggtctaatagaacttaagatataagcattttaatccgtcaaattgctaaattttataaaaaatatcgactttgcctactaattctgctcacaaattaaattacaacgcatagactgacccatccgcgttgtggtataccaactctaataactggacgcgttatgattgactttttcttgTTAGAAATTCATCTCTTCATGGAAAAGCAATAAGATGTATTAGAAATCTTATGACGTACCATGATCTCGATACGCGGTACGCTGAACCAGCTGCAAAAGCTCGCGTAGCTGCCCTGTATTTACCTCTCTTGGGCATTGTCATGGATACAATTAACAATTTGCACCAGTACATACCGGAAAGTCACGATCGTTTCCACAATATTGGGATTCTCGATGACTACCAAGGCCCACATGGGAATATAAATTCTCGCACAACGATTCATCCAGAGGTGGCTTATGCAATTTCCGGGAGTCGCATGTACTCCTTCTCACCGGATCCAGTGAAGAATAAGACGCAAATGAGTGTGGAGAATACGCGTCATCTACTCTCGTGCTTCCTTTGGGTGCTGAAGAATCTCGAACGGGATGTTCTGTTCATTTGGACGCTGGGCCTGGCGCCACATCGTCTCTATCAGGTTCTTCAGGTGCTAAACACCTGCTTGCCGTGCTTTGAGTACAAAGGGCACAGGAGGCAGGCAGTGAAGAGGAATACGCAGAGTTTCCGCAAAACTCCGGATATCAAGGAGAGATTGGAGGAATGTATTCGTGGAACGGGATCGGCAAGGAGTGAATTCATGAATAGGCGCAAAGATCGCAATTCGACGGAAATATTCCGCTGGAGGAAAGATCAAATGCCCTACAGGTCGCAATTTTATGATATTTCCACAAAGTCTGAGTGCGAAATGGAAGTTAATTACTCAATTGAGGGCTCCTTGGCCACGGAAATTTGTCTCATTATCCTGGATACGCTTGAGCTCATTGTTCAGGTGGCAACTTCATCGGAGATTCATCACAATCTCCTTGGGGTCCTCCTCAAGGTTCTCCTGCATGCTCTCTCACGCAATCAGAGCACCCTCGCTCTGAGGAATCTCTTTGCAACGCAACGATCACTTATCTTCAAATTCCACAATCTACTCTTTGACGAAGAAACGGACAGTTGTGCGGATTTGTGTCTTCTCCTGCTGAAGCATTGTGGGTCGCAGCTCCCGAATGTGCGCTCACAAGCAGCAGCATCACTCTACTTACTCATGAGGCAGAATTTTGAAATAGGAAATGTACGTTTTGCATCAGAAGAtctttttgtttgaattttttttgacaatttttgtgttttcctTTTGTTGCAGAATTTCGCTCGGGTTAAGATGCAAGTTACAATGTCTCTGAGCTCCCTGGTTGGGACAAGTTCAACCTTCAGCGAACAATCACTGCGGAAGGCTCTCAAAACAATTCTAGTCTACGCAGAATCTGATACAGAACTCCAGGAAACTTCCTTCCCAGAACAGGTTAGTTGAGTGTCTTTTAGTTTGCCTggtttgcctatatctcagcgcCTATAAGAGTTAAaggtttgaaattttagtcAGTTGTAGGATGCTTTATTACCTTTTCAACGATatctcatttttgaaaatcggtcaagccgtttagctaATATGGCCATCGCAATTTTTTAATCGAAAATCggtcataactcgaaaacggattaaccgattttaatcaaattggCTTTGGGTGAGAGCTCTCAAGAAtttctacaactttctagaacaaagttccaaaaatgaccgctagggggcatAGAATcaaccacaattttttttattttttttcgatatatactcgaaaacgccattattgattttctttaagttttaattaactAGTCAGacaattttaatgtaaaaaggtatttaggattttttggttgaatatttgacttcaaaaccgagaaaatccaaaaacgtatttaggactttttggtTCAATATTTGACTTCCAAAccaagaaaatccaaaaacgtatttaggactttttggttgaatatttgacttcaaaaccaagaaaatccaaaaacgtatttaggactttttggtTGAATATTTAACTTCAAAACcgagaaaatccaaaaacgtatttaggactttttggttgaatatttgacttcaaaaccgagaaaatccaaaaacgtatttaggactttttggttgaatatttgacttcaaaaccgagaaaatccaaaaacgtatttaggactttttggtTGAATATTTAACTTCAAAACcgagaaaatccaaaaacgtatttaggactttttggttgaatatttgacttcaaaaccgagaaaatccaaaaacgtatttaggactttttggtTATATATTTGACTTCAAAACcgagaaaatccaaaaacgtatttaggactttttggtTATATATTTGACTTCAAAACcgagaaaatccaaaaacgtatttaggactttttggttgaatatttgacttcaaaACCGAGAAAGTCCTAAGACCAATTTGGGACTTTTTGGTTTAAATTAAGTCTTGTTTTTGGGTacaatttactacttttttgcattaatttattacttttcggtttgaatttagtcctttttgaggctttaatgattttttttatcagtttcGTTCCTCAATCTGTGCCGTTTTGGgactgaaaattaaatacttatcggcataaatttattcattgatttggttgaatttactactttttggcttgaatttagaactcttcggcttgaatttactacctTTCGGCTTCGCAAAtcatcttaagttttttctttctaaattaacttaagacatttttagggaaatagaaacttaagactgtctgactagtgaatgaTTTTCTAAGCATTTCTTAGGGCATGACCTTTCAACTTTTCCTgattttgtacaatttctAAGTTGATCTTCGGTCTAGTTTTCTAACACAAACACAGATCatgtaagcttggtcagcttacgcAGTATATTTCCTTTTCAGGTTCAAGACTTATTGTTCAATTTGCACATGATCCTATCGGATACGGTTAAGATGAAGGAGTATCAGGAGGATCCGGAAATGTTGCTTGATTTGATGCATCGCATTGCAAAGGGTTATCAGAATTCCCCGGATTTGCGACTAACTTGGCTCGAGAATATGGCCAAGAAGCACATGGAACGAGCAAATCACACTGAAGCAGCCATGTGCTATGTACACAGTGCTGCTCTTGTGGCTGAATACTTGAGTATGTTGGAGAGTCAGAAGCACCTGCCTGTTGGAGCTGTTTCCTTCAAGCATATCTCCCCGAATACCCTAATGGAGTCTGCTGTGTCTGATGATGTTCTCAATCCCGGCGAAGATGGGATTTGCCTTGGGAATAGATTCACAGAAAGTGGTCTAAAGGCGCTTCTGGAGGAAGCGGCAAATTCCTTCCAAATTGCCGGGATGTACGAAGCCATGAATGATGTGTACAAGGTTCTAATACCAATTTGCGAAAATAATTGCGACTTCCAGAAATTGGGGAAGATTCATGGGAAATTGCAAGAGGCCTTCAATCGTGTTGCCCAACTTCATGGGAAGAGGGTGTTTGGGACGTACTTCCGGGTGGGTTTCTACGGAGCGAAATTTGGGGATCTCGATCAGCAGGAATTTATCTACAAAGAACCAACATTGACTAAACTTCCGGAGATTTTTAGTCGTCTTCAGAATTTCTATTCGGATCGTTTTGGACCGGAATGCGTAGAAATCATTAAAGATTCCAACAATGTGGACATTAATATGCTAGATCCGGAAAAGGCCTACATCCAAATTACCTACGTTGAACCTTATTTCGAAACATACGAACTACGTCACCGGGAAACgcattttgagagaaatttcaaCATAAGTGAGTAAaacagagatttttctttgaataaaaattgatccGAATTGTTTTTCAGAGAGATTTATCTTTGCAACACCCTTCACAAAGACTGGGAAAGCTCATGGGGATCTCCATGAGCAATGCAAGAGGAAGACAATCCTCTCAACGGCTAATCACTTCCCGTACGTAAAGACGCGAATTCAGGTGGTTAATCGCATGCAAATTGTCCTGGAACCCATTGAGGTGGCCATTGAGGATATTCAGAAGAAAACGTTGGAGCTGGCAACGGCAACAAATCAAGAACCAGCTGATCCGAAGATCCTCCAAATGGTTCTACAGGGTTGCATTGGGACGACAGTTAATCAGGGTCCAATGGAGATGGCTCTTGTCTTCCTATCGGGACTTTCGGATGGCACTGCAGTCCCGTCGAAGCATCAGAATAAACTTCGGCTGTGCTTCAAGGATTTCTCCAAAAAGTGTCATGATGCCCTGAAGAAGAATAAGAATCTCATTTTACCCGATCAGAAGGACTATCAGAAGGAACTTGAGAGGAATTATCAGAGATTTACGGAGAAATTGGCTCCTCTCATTACTCTGAGCCCAAGTCAAGCAGCTGCTGTTacaaagtaaatttattttcttattttttcttttatttatttttttttaattttatttttattttgtttagtCCGACGAATTCTGGGAAAGTAACTCCAATGAGATGGTAGACTTATCTTATTCACTTCaagaattatttgttttacgTATGCAGAACCAAAAAACAATTCGATAAGAATTgttaacaaatt harbors:
- the LOC129790460 gene encoding dedicator of cytokinesis protein 7; this translates as MASMQRAFAQKLSKHHASEVRKNVATHQISNKSDTSSVCSSSISINDQVEPIDYEDFLAQHYSVLCRDPLRGILDFPQQDLKIKVIERKLRTLEHIVPKEAISTLPLYVQQCVDTFTRPWKVVEFAHRHFSSSCCARERLDKGALSPISQQEFEIDKDFISFDDTLTYRSESCTPSSRQSIASLSSVSTCTDTLTPRSSWASFDLRSSVNDPLIPGLLDRVAPETIDQANENRRGEDRQDALFSLYPDSDNEDVVERRLPAEIPMEHLGSRFMVKCLQLKLELEVEPIFASMAIYDAKEKKKLSENFYFDMNSEQLKRMLASHVPYSDISSQSRTAIFEVTNPSNDLFLVIRLEKVLQGDIKDSVEPYLKEDKDKYRDKAKSNAADFCERLGKYRMPFAWTGIYLNSIFNGDNAEKDERDGMTTTASSSNSLDRKSSTSSFDQLRKRASDMGTLTRRGSLERRLEKRRSWSPDDFANSIETFRPIAITVSSFFKQEGDRMKDEDLFKFLPELKRPGAVTKKYKCIPGSIKLEISPCPEEVKCAITPELAKLDPYPEDKTRPIKEVLEFPAIPIMQPHYFYRNLIFVNCKELNFAARAGSARNIAIRVQLMAGEKQSDAVMAIFAKSSCPEFTSEVYTAVNYHNKCPSFYDEIKIALPANLKQNHHLFFTIFHVSCQKKPQEVQSTVETPIGYTWIPILQDGKLSVGEFNLPVMVEEPPENYSFIPPDVQLPGTKWLDNHRPVFSLTIDAVTSVHTLNPYLDKFITLCEYLETRKVPPRIGEGNMEKEMKKALLEIQLSDIEPLVKHLPVIMDKLLELLVTTYKVSGQILSLAPTVFETLISISQKLTVLQDDVSLDNFGRHPLLSTYIQYQAFIPHPLNAKMRMTSSKSGEGFNKSNSIPDLHVPSELSSRSLDRPFLTRTESKDISPSDVTGRDGQVRILHEELAFRWVVSSGSTSDLAMNNSWMLFELMIKCMIDHLDIMNLMDSPRKTRFPHQFTDDLSTLVHLVTTKVIGFHCSESKFAQALNSSLAFFIFDLLNIMDRGFVFGLIKTYYKVMTSKLTSTPDLIHYKLDFLRIVCSHEHFVALNLPFATPYTTLSAPCSPTPSITSNNSQNSYVSAVHGIDKTLYAELSHDFRQQHFLVGLVLAELAAVLETSNSSLHGKAIRCIRNLMTYHDLDTRYAEPAAKARVAALYLPLLGIVMDTINNLHQYIPESHDRFHNIGILDDYQGPHGNINSRTTIHPEVAYAISGSRMYSFSPDPVKNKTQMSVENTRHLLSCFLWVLKNLERDVLFIWTLGLAPHRLYQVLQVLNTCLPCFEYKGHRRQAVKRNTQSFRKTPDIKERLEECIRGTGSARSEFMNRRKDRNSTEIFRWRKDQMPYRSQFYDISTKSECEMEVNYSIEGSLATEICLIILDTLELIVQVATSSEIHHNLLGVLLKVLLHALSRNQSTLALRNLFATQRSLIFKFHNLLFDEETDSCADLCLLLLKHCGSQLPNVRSQAAASLYLLMRQNFEIGNNFARVKMQVTMSLSSLVGTSSTFSEQSLRKALKTILVYAESDTELQETSFPEQVQDLLFNLHMILSDTVKMKEYQEDPEMLLDLMHRIAKGYQNSPDLRLTWLENMAKKHMERANHTEAAMCYVHSAALVAEYLSMLESQKHLPVGAVSFKHISPNTLMESAVSDDVLNPGEDGICLGNRFTESGLKALLEEAANSFQIAGMYEAMNDVYKVLIPICENNCDFQKLGKIHGKLQEAFNRVAQLHGKRVFGTYFRVGFYGAKFGDLDQQEFIYKEPTLTKLPEIFSRLQNFYSDRFGPECVEIIKDSNNVDINMLDPEKAYIQITYVEPYFETYELRHRETHFERNFNIKRFIFATPFTKTGKAHGDLHEQCKRKTILSTANHFPYVKTRIQVVNRMQIVLEPIEVAIEDIQKKTLELATATNQEPADPKILQMVLQGCIGTTVNQGPMEMALVFLSGLSDGTAVPSKHQNKLRLCFKDFSKKCHDALKKNKNLILPDQKDYQKELERNYQRFTEKLAPLITLSPSQAAAVTNPTNSGKVTPMRW